CCCTCGCGGCAAAAACTGGCCGCAACTACGATGAGACGATCAAAGAGATCGCCGCAATCGTCAATGGACCGATCAGTGCCGAGACAATCTCACTCGATTACGACGGGATGATGAAAGAGGCGTATCACTTCGCGAAGATCCACAAAAATATCGTCGTAAAGATCCCGATGACCCCTGTGGGACTCAAGGCGGTCCGAACCTGCGCCAAGGACAGTATCCCGACCAATGTGACCGTCACTTTTTCTGCGAATCAGGCGCTTCTCATCGCAAAAGCGGGGGCAAGCTACGTCAGCCCCTTTATCGGACGGCTCGACGATATATCGGAAGAAGGAATGGAGCTAATCCAGCATATCAAACAGATTTATACGAATTACGCCTTCAAAACAAAGATCCTCGTCGCATCGATTCGAAACCCAATCCATGTCCGCGATGCGGCACTGATCGGTGCCGATGTCGCCACGATCCCATACAGCGTCATCATGCAACTCGCCAAGCATCCATTGACCGATATCGGGATTGAAAAGTTTTTGAAGGATTGGGAGAAGATTCCGAAGTAGCCCTATCTCCTCCCAACAGCTAACAATCCTGCCCTTGGAATCAGCGGATGGTCGGAGAGGTCATGCATCTCGACATCACGAAAGCCACCCCTCCGCAGCAGAGCTCTCAACTGATCCGCTGAGTAGAGTCGAAAATTCATATCACAGCGCCGCGTTCTCTCTCCCTCTCGCCATTCGTAGATCAGATGCACCCTTGAACCATCGGGAGTTAACCGTTGTTCTCCACGATAAAGTCTCACCCCAATCCACTTCCCAAATCTTCCCTGATAAATCGGCTCCTTGAGATCCCTCCCCGCTGTTTCAATAGCCAATGAACCGCCCCGCCTCAGAGATCGCAGTGCATTTTCGACAACCTTAAGATCATCGGCAGGATCGGAAAAATATCCGAACGACGATCCAAGATTGACCACCCCGTCAAAGGTCCCAGGTCTCACAAATCGCCTCATATCCTCCCGAACAAACTCAGGCGAAACACCAAACCTTCTGGCCAACCATCTCGCTTGATGGAGCATTGAGGGATTTAAATCGACTGCGGTTACGCGAAATTCTCGGCGCGCTAATTCAAGCGTATGGCGACCTACCCCACAGGGAAGGTCAAGCAGAGCAGCCCCTGGCGGAAGTCGCAGATGAGAGAGGACAAGATCCACTTCCTGAGCCGCTATCCTCCACTGCTGCTCATCAAACATCGCCGGCCAAACCTGTCGCCAGTCCCTGTCTCTCTCAAACCACTCCCTCGCCCCCCTCCTGGCAGATTGCACAAGCCTCCCTTTGCCACCGACCACAGCGGCGAGAAGAAGACCGGAAAGCGCCAACGTCCCCCAAGGAATGGTTGCGGATCGGGAAACAGTTGTCACCCCATAATCTTGAGAATTTCCCGACCGATTGCCAGAATTTATAGAACCAACAGACATGACAGGCTGATTATCGAAAGAAGAGAGGAAATGGTTTCGGAGCTATTTCAGATTTTTCAAGACCTGTTTCGCCACTGCCTGCAGCGTCTCCATGACCCCTTCACCGCGAGTGGCAATAGACTCGACATGAAGACCATCGGCTGTCGGAAGGATTTTCTTCAATTCTGAAAGAGGAGCGATATTTTTTAAATCTCGCTTGTTCAACTGAATAACGATCGGGAACTTATTCAGATCAACACCAAGCTCTGCAAGATTCATCCGAAGATCCCGCCAACTCTCCAGCGTCGCTTCAAGCCTTTCCACTTGAGAATCAGCGACGAAGACAACACCATCCACCCCCTTCAGGATCATCTTCCGACTCGCATCAAATTGAGACTGACCGGGGACCGTATAAAGGTGAAGACGAAGCTTCTTTCCCTTCGCCTCTCCTAAAGAAAGGGGGAGAAAATCGAAGAAGAGGGTGCGATGCTCCTTCTCCGCTAAAGAAACAAGTTTACTTTTCTGTGCCGGTGCAACCCGCTCATAGATCTGATGGAGGCTCGTGGTCTTGCCTGAAAAAGGAGGGCCGCAATAAACAATCTTGCAGTTGACCTCTTTGGTCTGGGGGTTGATGAAGGACATGGAGGCAGTCTACCTAAAACTCCCTCCTCGTCAATAACGACCTCGCCAGCGTCTGGGGATCCGAGTATTCCAATGTCCCCCCGACCGGAACCCCGGAGGCGATCCGGGTCAGCTTCACCCCTAACGAAGAGAGAAGTTTTTTGAGATAAAGCGCCGTCGCCTCCCCTTCCGGGTTTGGATTGGTCGCGAGAATCACCTCCGAAAACTTCCCCTCTCGGATCCTCTTGATGAGACGTTCAAACTTCATTTCATCAGGGCCAATCCCATCCAACGGAGAAATGACCCCATGGAGCAGGTAATAGAGTCCTCGATACTCCGAGGTCTTCTCGAGGGCGATCAAGTCTTGCGGCCCCTCCACGACACACAAGAGAGAGCTGTTTCGTCTCGGATCCCGGCAGAGGGAACAAAGATCCTCCTCGGTCAAATTTTGGCAGAGCTTGCAAAAATGGATCTTCTCCTTCATCACGATCAGGGCATTCGCAATTTCCTGGGAAATCCCACGATCCTCTTTTGTGAGAAAGAGCGCGAGACGAGAGGCCGATTTCTCACCGATCCCGGGGAGTTTTGTCAGAGCTTTTACCAATCGTTCAAAGGGATTCATGAGGAACGGATTGTCGTCAAAGAACTGGGTTGAAAAATAGAGATCGCCTCTTCGATCACTCCCCCGGTGGTA
This genomic stretch from Deltaproteobacteria bacterium harbors:
- the recR gene encoding recombination protein RecR; the encoded protein is MNPFERLVKALTKLPGIGEKSASRLALFLTKEDRGISQEIANALIVMKEKIHFCKLCQNLTEEDLCSLCRDPRRNSSLLCVVEGPQDLIALEKTSEYRGLYYLLHGVISPLDGIGPDEMKFERLIKRIREGKFSEVILATNPNPEGEATALYLKKLLSSLGVKLTRIASGVPVGGTLEYSDPQTLARSLLTRREF
- the fsa gene encoding fructose-6-phosphate aldolase → MQIFIDTADVKEIRECWEMGVIDGVTTNPTLAAKTGRNYDETIKEIAAIVNGPISAETISLDYDGMMKEAYHFAKIHKNIVVKIPMTPVGLKAVRTCAKDSIPTNVTVTFSANQALLIAKAGASYVSPFIGRLDDISEEGMELIQHIKQIYTNYAFKTKILVASIRNPIHVRDAALIGADVATIPYSVIMQLAKHPLTDIGIEKFLKDWEKIPK
- a CDS encoding methyltransferase domain-containing protein encodes the protein MSVGSINSGNRSGNSQDYGVTTVSRSATIPWGTLALSGLLLAAVVGGKGRLVQSARRGAREWFERDRDWRQVWPAMFDEQQWRIAAQEVDLVLSHLRLPPGAALLDLPCGVGRHTLELARREFRVTAVDLNPSMLHQARWLARRFGVSPEFVREDMRRFVRPGTFDGVVNLGSSFGYFSDPADDLKVVENALRSLRRGGSLAIETAGRDLKEPIYQGRFGKWIGVRLYRGEQRLTPDGSRVHLIYEWREGERTRRCDMNFRLYSADQLRALLRRGGFRDVEMHDLSDHPLIPRAGLLAVGRR
- a CDS encoding gliding-motility protein MglA, whose translation is MSFINPQTKEVNCKIVYCGPPFSGKTTSLHQIYERVAPAQKSKLVSLAEKEHRTLFFDFLPLSLGEAKGKKLRLHLYTVPGQSQFDASRKMILKGVDGVVFVADSQVERLEATLESWRDLRMNLAELGVDLNKFPIVIQLNKRDLKNIAPLSELKKILPTADGLHVESIATRGEGVMETLQAVAKQVLKNLK